In Microbacterium esteraromaticum, the following proteins share a genomic window:
- a CDS encoding histidinol-phosphate transaminase — translation MDHVTSLDELPLRDDLRGLTPYGAPQAPLPVALNVNENTHPVPDEVASDILDEIALALRDVNRYPDREFTALREGFAEYLGHGLTAEQIWAGNGSNEVLQHIMQAFAGPGRTAFGFAPTYSMYPLITQGTGARWVAGTRHDDYTIDPDDAARQVAEADPDVVLLCSPNNPTGTPLSLDVIEAVYRAARGVVIVDEAYQEFAPHDAPSALSLLDGRPRLAVSRTMSKAFAFAGARVGYLAADPAFIDALRLVRLPYHLSALTQAAAVAALRNSATMLRMVDEIVEQRERITATLEALGYTPHASWSNFVLFGGVDDPKAVWQALYDQGVLIRDVGIPHHLRVTAGTEAETTAFLEALASIGSPA, via the coding sequence ATGGATCATGTGACATCCCTCGATGAGCTGCCCCTCCGCGACGATCTGCGCGGGCTCACACCGTATGGCGCGCCGCAGGCGCCGCTTCCGGTCGCTCTGAACGTCAACGAGAACACGCATCCCGTTCCCGATGAGGTCGCGAGTGACATCCTCGACGAGATCGCGCTCGCACTGCGTGACGTCAACCGCTACCCCGACCGCGAGTTCACTGCCCTTCGAGAAGGGTTCGCTGAGTACCTCGGCCACGGTCTGACGGCAGAGCAGATCTGGGCAGGCAACGGCTCGAACGAGGTGCTGCAGCACATCATGCAGGCGTTCGCCGGCCCCGGCCGCACAGCCTTCGGGTTCGCGCCCACGTACTCGATGTATCCGCTCATCACGCAGGGCACGGGTGCACGATGGGTGGCGGGCACCCGCCACGACGACTACACGATCGACCCGGACGACGCCGCGCGTCAGGTGGCCGAGGCCGACCCCGATGTCGTGCTGCTGTGCTCGCCGAACAACCCCACGGGCACTCCGCTCTCACTGGACGTGATCGAGGCCGTCTACCGGGCCGCGCGGGGCGTCGTCATCGTCGATGAGGCCTATCAGGAGTTCGCCCCGCACGATGCGCCCTCGGCGCTGAGCCTGCTCGACGGACGCCCGCGCCTCGCCGTCTCGCGCACGATGAGCAAGGCGTTCGCCTTCGCAGGCGCGCGCGTCGGCTATCTCGCCGCCGACCCGGCGTTCATCGATGCGCTGCGCCTCGTGCGCCTGCCCTACCACCTCAGCGCGCTCACGCAGGCGGCTGCCGTCGCGGCGCTGCGCAACTCCGCCACCATGCTGCGCATGGTCGACGAGATCGTCGAGCAGCGCGAGCGGATCACAGCCACTCTTGAGGCTCTCGGCTACACGCCGCACGCGTCGTGGTCGAACTTCGTGCTGTTCGGCGGAGTCGACGACCCCAAGGCGGTGTGGCAGGCGCTGTACGACCAGGGCGTGCTCATCCGCGACGTGGGCATACCGCACCACCTTCGGGTCACGGCGGGCACCGAAGCCGAGACCACAGCCTTCCTGGAAGCCCTCGCGTCGATTGGATCGCCGGCATGA